The Crocosphaera subtropica ATCC 51142 genome includes a window with the following:
- the psaB gene encoding photosystem I core protein PsaB, whose amino-acid sequence MATKFPKFSQDLAQDPTTRRIWYGIATAHDFETHDGMTEENLYQKIFASHFGHIAIIFLWTSGTLFHVAWQGNFEQWITDPLNIRPIAHAIWDPQFGQGAVDAFTQAGASYPVDIAYSGVYHWFYTIGMRTNGDLYQGSIFLLILSSLFLFAGWLHLQPKFRPNLAWFKNAESRLNHHLAGLFGVSSLAWTGHLVHVAIPEARGQHVGWDNFLSTPPHPAGLLPFFTGNWGVYAQNPDTASHVFGTADGAGTAILTFLGGFHPQTESLWLTDIAHHHLAIAVIFIIAGHMYRTNWGIGHSIREILNTHKPPSGKLGEGHRNMYDTVNNSLHFQLGLALACLGVVTSLVAQHMYSLPPYAFIAKDYTTQAALYTHHQYIAGFLMVGAFAHGAIFFVRDYDPEANKDNVLARMLEHKEAIISHLSWVSLFLGFHTLGLYVHNDVVVAFGTPEKQILIEPVFAQWIQAAHGKALYGFDVLLSNPDSIASTAYPNYGNVWLPGWLDAINSGTNSLFLTIGPGDFLVHHAIALGLHTTTLILVKGALDARGSKLMPDKKDFGYSFPCDGPGRGGTCDISAWDAFYLAMFWMLNTLGWLTFYWHWKHLGVWTGNVAQFNENSTYLMGWFRDYLWANSAQLINGYNPYGVNNLSVWAWMFLFGHLVWATGFMFLISWRGYWQELIETIVWAHERTPLANLVRWKDKPVALSIVQARLVGLAHFTVGYVLTYAAFLIASTAGKFG is encoded by the coding sequence ATGGCAACTAAATTTCCAAAATTTAGCCAGGATCTCGCTCAAGATCCCACCACCCGTCGGATCTGGTATGGGATTGCCACGGCCCACGATTTTGAAACCCATGATGGGATGACCGAGGAAAATCTATATCAAAAGATTTTTGCCTCCCACTTTGGTCATATCGCCATCATCTTCTTGTGGACCTCCGGCACCCTTTTCCACGTGGCCTGGCAAGGTAACTTCGAGCAGTGGATTACTGATCCCCTCAACATTCGTCCTATCGCCCATGCGATCTGGGACCCTCAATTCGGTCAAGGCGCAGTTGATGCCTTTACCCAAGCAGGTGCTTCTTATCCTGTGGACATCGCTTATTCTGGGGTGTACCACTGGTTCTACACCATCGGTATGAGAACAAATGGTGATCTCTATCAAGGGTCTATTTTCCTCTTGATTTTGTCCTCCCTGTTCTTATTCGCTGGTTGGTTGCACCTACAACCTAAGTTCCGTCCTAATTTAGCTTGGTTTAAAAATGCTGAGTCCCGCTTAAACCACCACTTAGCTGGTTTATTTGGGGTTAGCTCCTTAGCCTGGACTGGACACTTAGTTCACGTTGCGATTCCTGAAGCTCGCGGACAGCACGTCGGTTGGGATAACTTCTTGTCTACCCCCCCTCATCCAGCCGGGTTATTACCCTTCTTCACTGGTAATTGGGGCGTGTACGCACAGAACCCTGACACAGCTAGTCATGTGTTCGGAACCGCAGACGGTGCAGGAACCGCAATCTTGACCTTCTTAGGTGGTTTCCACCCCCAAACCGAGTCTTTATGGCTGACAGATATTGCCCATCACCACTTGGCGATCGCAGTAATCTTCATCATTGCTGGTCATATGTATCGGACTAACTGGGGCATTGGTCACAGCATCAGAGAAATCCTCAACACCCATAAACCCCCCAGTGGTAAGTTGGGTGAAGGTCATCGCAATATGTATGACACCGTTAACAACTCTCTTCACTTCCAACTCGGTTTAGCGTTGGCTTGTTTAGGGGTTGTTACCTCCTTGGTGGCACAGCATATGTATTCTTTACCACCTTACGCTTTTATTGCTAAGGATTACACCACCCAAGCAGCACTCTATACCCATCACCAGTACATCGCTGGCTTCTTGATGGTGGGTGCCTTTGCTCACGGTGCTATCTTCTTCGTTCGTGATTACGATCCCGAAGCGAATAAAGATAACGTTTTAGCTCGGATGCTAGAACACAAAGAGGCCATTATTTCCCACTTAAGTTGGGTGTCTCTGTTCCTCGGTTTCCACACCTTAGGGTTATACGTCCATAACGACGTTGTGGTTGCTTTTGGAACCCCTGAAAAGCAAATCTTAATTGAGCCTGTGTTTGCTCAATGGATTCAAGCGGCTCACGGTAAAGCGTTATACGGATTTGATGTACTTCTGTCTAATCCTGATAGTATTGCTTCTACCGCTTATCCTAACTACGGCAATGTTTGGTTACCTGGCTGGTTAGATGCGATCAACAGTGGCACGAACTCTTTGTTCTTAACCATTGGACCTGGAGACTTCTTAGTTCACCATGCGATCGCCCTTGGTTTACATACCACCACCTTAATCTTAGTTAAGGGTGCATTAGATGCACGGGGTTCTAAATTAATGCCCGATAAAAAAGACTTCGGTTACTCCTTCCCTTGTGACGGTCCTGGCCGCGGTGGTACTTGTGACATCTCTGCTTGGGATGCTTTTTACCTCGCTATGTTCTGGATGTTGAACACCTTGGGCTGGTTAACTTTCTACTGGCATTGGAAGCATTTAGGAGTTTGGACGGGCAACGTTGCTCAGTTCAATGAAAACTCCACCTACCTCATGGGCTGGTTCCGTGACTATCTCTGGGCGAACTCTGCTCAGTTGATCAACGGTTACAACCCTTATGGTGTAAATAACCTCTCTGTCTGGGCTTGGATGTTCTTATTTGGACACTTGGTTTGGGCAACTGGGTTTATGTTCCTCATCTCTTGGCGTGGATATTGGCAAGAGTTGATTGAAACCATCGTTTGGGCCCATGAACGGACACCGTTAGCGAACTTAGTTCGTTGGAAAGATAAGCCGGTGGCTCTTTCTATCGTTCAAGCTCGTTTAGTTGGTTTAGCTCACTTTACCGTGGGTTATGTGCTGACTTATGCGGCGTTCCTCATCGCTTCTACTGCAGGTAAGTTTGGTTAA
- a CDS encoding Glu/Leu/Phe/Val family dehydrogenase, with the protein MNGLLADASTRLEKALKYTSISEDASERLKHPKTSLSVSIPVRMDDGSLKIFQGYRVRYDDTRGPGKGGVRYHPNVTMDEVQSLAFWMTFKCALLNLPFGGAKGGITLNPKELSKQELERLSRGYIEAIADFIGPDIDILAPDVYTNQMIMGWMMDQYSIIQRKISPGVVTGKPLTMGGSQGRDTATGTGAYYVIQTILPKFELIPEKTTVAVQGFGKAGGVVAELLAKSGYKVVAVSDSKGGIYTENGLDILSIRNYKKEHRGITAIYCEDTVCNIGDHESITNEQLLELDVDVLIPAALENQITAENANNVKAKFIFEVANGPITSSADSILDDKGIYVFPDILVNAGGVTVSYFEWVQNRSGLYWTRTEVNERMKDKMMTEAEQVWSIAQQDGVSMRTSAYIHALNRLGDALDAKGTRDYYLNGSHH; encoded by the coding sequence ATGAATGGACTCCTTGCTGATGCTAGTACAAGGCTAGAAAAAGCCTTAAAATATACGTCAATTTCTGAGGATGCCAGCGAACGGTTAAAGCATCCTAAAACCAGTTTAAGTGTTTCTATTCCTGTTAGGATGGATGATGGTTCTTTAAAGATTTTTCAAGGGTATCGAGTACGCTATGACGATACCAGAGGACCAGGAAAAGGTGGAGTTCGTTATCATCCCAATGTCACCATGGATGAAGTACAATCTTTAGCCTTTTGGATGACGTTTAAATGTGCCTTATTAAACTTACCCTTTGGGGGAGCAAAAGGGGGAATTACCCTTAATCCCAAGGAGTTATCAAAACAAGAATTAGAACGGCTGAGTCGGGGTTATATTGAGGCGATCGCTGACTTTATTGGTCCAGATATTGATATCCTTGCCCCCGATGTATATACCAATCAAATGATCATGGGGTGGATGATGGACCAATATAGCATTATCCAGCGAAAAATTAGCCCCGGTGTGGTCACAGGAAAACCCCTCACTATGGGAGGCAGTCAAGGAAGAGATACCGCCACCGGAACCGGTGCTTATTATGTGATTCAAACCATTCTTCCTAAATTTGAATTGATACCAGAAAAGACAACTGTTGCGGTGCAAGGATTTGGAAAAGCAGGGGGAGTTGTAGCGGAATTATTAGCAAAATCTGGTTATAAAGTGGTGGCAGTAAGTGACTCAAAAGGAGGAATTTATACAGAAAATGGTTTAGATATTCTCAGCATTCGTAACTATAAAAAAGAACATCGAGGGATTACAGCCATTTATTGTGAAGATACAGTCTGTAATATTGGTGATCATGAAAGTATCACTAATGAGCAGTTATTAGAGTTAGATGTGGATGTTTTAATTCCGGCTGCTTTAGAAAATCAAATAACAGCAGAAAATGCTAATAATGTCAAAGCAAAATTCATTTTTGAAGTTGCTAATGGCCCGATTACATCCTCAGCGGATTCTATTTTAGATGACAAAGGCATCTATGTTTTTCCTGATATTTTGGTCAACGCAGGAGGGGTAACGGTGAGTTATTTTGAATGGGTACAAAATCGTAGTGGTTTGTATTGGACAAGGACAGAAGTTAATGAGCGAATGAAAGACAAAATGATGACAGAAGCGGAACAAGTTTGGTCGATCGCACAACAAGATGGGGTTTCTATGCGAACCTCTGCCTATATTCATGCTTTAAATCGTTTAGGAGATGCATTAGATGCCAAAGGAACGAGAGATTATTATCTGAATGGTTCCCATCATTAA
- a CDS encoding phosphoribulokinase, which yields MTTNLDRVVLIAVAGDSGCGKSTFLRRLTDLFGEEFMTVICLDDYHSLDRKGRKAAGVTALNPKANNFDLMYEQIKALKSGQAIDKPIYNHETGELDPPERVEPNKVVVIEGLHPLFDERVRELVDFGVYLDISDEVKINWKIQRDMAERGHSYEDVLASINARKPDFTAYIEPQKQYADVVIQVLPTQLIEDHESKLLRVRLVQKEGVANFEPAYLFDEGSTIDWRPCGRKLTCAYPGIKMYYGPDNFMGNEVSILEVDGQFDNLEEMIYIESHLSKTGTKYYGEMTELLLQHKDYPGSTNGTGLFQVLVGLKMRETYEKLTADQQVPAQV from the coding sequence ATGACCACAAATTTAGACCGCGTGGTTCTTATTGCAGTTGCCGGAGACTCCGGTTGCGGTAAATCTACTTTTTTACGTCGTTTAACCGATTTATTTGGTGAAGAGTTTATGACGGTCATCTGTTTGGATGACTATCACAGTTTAGACCGCAAAGGAAGAAAAGCAGCCGGTGTGACTGCTTTAAATCCTAAAGCGAATAATTTTGATTTGATGTACGAGCAAATTAAGGCTCTAAAATCAGGTCAAGCCATTGATAAACCTATTTATAATCACGAAACGGGAGAACTTGATCCCCCTGAACGGGTCGAACCTAATAAGGTAGTGGTCATTGAAGGATTACACCCTTTATTTGATGAGAGAGTTCGTGAATTGGTTGATTTTGGGGTTTATCTCGATATCAGTGATGAAGTTAAAATTAACTGGAAAATTCAACGGGATATGGCAGAAAGGGGACATTCTTATGAGGATGTCTTAGCCTCTATTAATGCGAGAAAGCCTGATTTTACGGCTTATATCGAACCTCAAAAACAATACGCTGATGTGGTGATTCAAGTCTTACCCACTCAGTTAATTGAAGACCACGAAAGTAAATTATTACGGGTTCGTTTGGTTCAAAAAGAAGGTGTTGCTAACTTTGAACCCGCTTACTTATTCGATGAAGGATCGACCATTGACTGGCGGCCCTGTGGACGTAAGTTAACTTGTGCTTATCCTGGTATCAAGATGTACTATGGCCCTGATAACTTCATGGGTAATGAAGTGTCTATCCTAGAAGTAGATGGTCAATTCGATAACCTCGAAGAAATGATCTACATCGAAAGTCATCTGAGTAAGACTGGAACCAAATATTATGGTGAGATGACCGAACTTTTACTACAACATAAAGACTATCCTGGTTCTACTAATGGAACTGGTTTATTCCAGGTGTTAGTCGGTCTCAAAATGAGAGAAACCTATGAAAAGTTAACGGCAGATCAACAAGTTCCTGCTCAAGTTTAA
- a CDS encoding ABC transporter permease gives MTQYLIKRLLIAVPTLIAISLVLFTILALAPGDPLGEFASNPSITEEVRENIRKTLGLDQPIHIRYIKWFFAFIRGDLGYSFTSRSPVLNLILQRLPTTLWVVGTAYIFSVLIAFPLGVLSAIKRYSWLDQIVTTFAFLGYSLPTFLTGLLLIVIFSVQLKWFPFIYNSTLKVTNFSTFVEQVKQSIMPIAVLALYQSAVLMRFIRSAILDELTHDYVRTAQAKGLNNWAILKNHIVRNALIPVVTLIALDIPTIFTGALVTEQIFRVPGIGALLIDSIYRSDTPVIMGITFIYGILIVIFNLIADLTYGFLDPRVKY, from the coding sequence ATGACTCAATACTTAATTAAACGCTTATTAATCGCTGTACCCACTCTGATTGCTATTAGTTTAGTTTTGTTTACTATCTTAGCATTAGCTCCAGGAGATCCCCTGGGAGAATTTGCCTCGAACCCTTCTATTACTGAAGAAGTTAGGGAAAACATTCGTAAAACCTTAGGACTGGATCAACCCATTCATATCCGTTATATTAAATGGTTTTTTGCCTTTATCAGAGGAGATTTAGGCTATTCTTTTACCAGTCGTAGTCCTGTTTTAAACCTTATATTACAACGTTTACCTACAACTTTATGGGTGGTAGGAACTGCTTATATATTCAGTGTTTTGATTGCTTTTCCTTTGGGGGTACTTTCTGCCATTAAACGCTATTCTTGGTTAGATCAAATCGTCACAACCTTTGCATTTTTAGGTTATTCTTTACCTACTTTTTTAACAGGATTATTATTAATTGTTATCTTTAGTGTTCAATTAAAATGGTTTCCTTTTATTTATAACAGTACCCTAAAAGTTACGAATTTTTCTACTTTTGTCGAACAAGTTAAACAGTCTATAATGCCAATTGCTGTCTTAGCTTTATATCAATCTGCTGTTTTAATGCGCTTCATTCGTTCAGCTATTTTAGATGAATTGACCCATGATTATGTTCGGACAGCACAAGCCAAAGGATTAAACAATTGGGCTATTTTAAAAAATCATATTGTTCGCAATGCTTTAATTCCTGTTGTCACGTTAATTGCCCTAGATATTCCTACTATTTTTACTGGTGCATTAGTAACAGAACAAATCTTTAGGGTACCAGGAATAGGGGCATTATTAATTGATTCAATTTATCGTAGTGATACCCCTGTTATTATGGGCATCACCTTTATTTATGGCATTTTAATTGTTATTTTCAATCTGATTGCTGATTTAACCTATGGGTTTCTTGATCCTAGAGTTAAATATTAA
- a CDS encoding FHA domain-containing protein, with protein sequence MITLTLLHPTKTTPIQSWTFETTATIRIGRSMDNEVVLYSAVVSRHHLEIRYEENHWQVVNLGTNGTYIDGELISQKQAKDGMIIRLASSGPTIQIHLSPEESSVKRQTAQIHQSNSSSSVQ encoded by the coding sequence GTGATCACTTTAACCTTACTCCATCCGACTAAAACCACACCTATCCAAAGTTGGACGTTTGAGACAACAGCGACCATTCGTATTGGCCGTTCTATGGATAACGAGGTAGTTCTTTATAGTGCAGTCGTTTCTCGTCATCATTTAGAAATTCGCTACGAAGAAAACCACTGGCAAGTGGTTAACCTAGGAACCAATGGCACTTATATTGATGGAGAATTAATTAGTCAAAAACAAGCCAAAGATGGCATGATAATTCGCTTAGCTAGTTCTGGCCCCACCATTCAAATTCACTTATCACCAGAAGAGTCATCCGTTAAACGTCAAACTGCCCAGATTCATCAATCTAACTCATCCTCTTCTGTTCAATAG
- the psaK gene encoding photosystem I reaction center subunit PsaK encodes MLSNIIILAEATSALTTPWNLSVGMIMITANLFSFILGYFAIQKTGAGPELPLPQLASKKKFGLPELLATASFGHIIGAGIILGLSNAGLL; translated from the coding sequence ATGCTCTCGAATATCATCATACTTGCTGAGGCCACTTCTGCACTCACAACCCCCTGGAATTTGTCTGTAGGGATGATTATGATTACCGCTAATCTATTTAGCTTTATTCTGGGTTATTTTGCCATCCAAAAAACAGGTGCAGGGCCTGAACTTCCTTTACCTCAGTTAGCCTCAAAGAAGAAATTTGGACTCCCAGAATTATTGGCAACTGCTAGTTTTGGTCATATTATAGGGGCCGGAATTATACTGGGTTTATCTAATGCTGGTCTTCTGTAA
- the petH gene encoding ferredoxin--NADP reductase, with protein sequence MYSSALAATSGKTTAYGSRLFVYEVAGLSQNTDNDSLDYPIRRSGSVFITVPYERMNQEMRRITRMGGRIVSIKPLDAETPLKPTSNRSSEAEVAQPQQSKSNPTEKKRKPMTQAKTKVPVNIYKPKDPFIGKCIENYPLVAEGGSGIVQHLTFDLSGGDLHYLEGQSIGIIPPGTDDNGKPHKLRLYSIASTRHGDKGDDKTVSLCVRQLEYQHPETNETVYGVCSTHLCNLEVGADVAITGPVGKEMLLPDDEDANIVMLATGTGIAPFRAFLWRMFFEKHEDYKFKGKSWLIFGVPYTANILYKDKLEEIETNYPDNFELTYAISREQKNSEGGRMYIQHRVAEQAEKLWTMLQDPKTHLYMCGLKGMESGIEEGLSPFAAKQGVEWSDFVKKLKKEHRWHVEVY encoded by the coding sequence ATGTACAGTTCAGCCTTAGCAGCAACTTCCGGCAAGACAACAGCCTATGGAAGCCGTCTGTTTGTCTATGAAGTGGCAGGGTTAAGTCAGAATACAGACAATGACAGTCTTGACTATCCCATTCGTCGTAGTGGTAGCGTCTTTATTACCGTTCCCTATGAACGGATGAATCAAGAAATGCGTCGTATTACTCGCATGGGTGGTCGTATTGTCAGTATTAAACCTCTGGATGCTGAAACTCCTCTCAAGCCCACTTCTAACCGTTCTAGCGAAGCTGAAGTTGCTCAACCACAACAAAGCAAAAGCAACCCAACGGAAAAGAAACGTAAACCTATGACTCAAGCGAAAACAAAAGTTCCTGTTAATATTTATAAGCCGAAAGACCCCTTCATTGGCAAATGTATCGAAAATTATCCTTTGGTCGCTGAAGGGGGTAGTGGTATTGTTCAACATTTAACCTTTGATCTGTCTGGGGGTGATCTTCACTATTTAGAAGGACAAAGTATCGGTATTATTCCTCCTGGAACCGATGACAATGGGAAGCCCCATAAGTTAAGACTCTACTCTATCGCTTCTACCCGTCATGGGGATAAAGGAGACGACAAAACTGTTTCTCTTTGTGTTCGTCAGTTAGAGTACCAACACCCCGAAACCAATGAAACGGTTTATGGTGTTTGTTCTACCCATCTGTGTAACCTGGAAGTGGGTGCAGATGTAGCTATTACCGGCCCTGTGGGTAAGGAAATGTTACTTCCTGATGATGAAGACGCTAACATCGTGATGTTAGCGACTGGAACCGGTATTGCTCCTTTCCGTGCATTTTTATGGCGGATGTTCTTTGAGAAGCATGAAGATTACAAGTTCAAAGGTAAGTCTTGGTTAATTTTTGGGGTTCCTTACACCGCTAATATTCTCTATAAAGACAAATTAGAAGAGATTGAAACTAACTATCCTGATAACTTTGAATTAACCTACGCTATTAGTCGCGAACAGAAGAATAGTGAAGGTGGCCGGATGTATATTCAACACCGGGTGGCTGAACAAGCTGAGAAGTTATGGACTATGTTACAAGATCCTAAAACCCACCTCTATATGTGTGGACTCAAAGGAATGGAAAGCGGTATTGAAGAAGGGTTAAGTCCTTTTGCTGCTAAACAAGGGGTAGAATGGTCTGACTTCGTTAAGAAATTGAAAAAAGAACATCGTTGGCACGTTGAAGTTTACTAA
- a CDS encoding phosphoribosylanthranilate isomerase, with the protein MRVKICGITQAEQGQAIAALGATALGFICVERSPRYINAQKIQPIIQTLPTTVDSIGVFANASLTDIEGVLKVAQLTAIQLHGEETPEFCTQVKQLFPHLEIIKAFRIKTSKSLVNICEYVEVIDTLLLDAYDPHQLGGTGKTLNWDLLRNFHPGRPWFLAGGLTPDNVLHALEGLSPDGIDLSSGVERSPGDKDILKVTQLLENLRKIN; encoded by the coding sequence ATGCGAGTTAAAATTTGTGGGATTACTCAAGCCGAACAAGGACAAGCGATCGCAGCATTAGGAGCGACGGCTTTAGGGTTTATTTGTGTTGAGCGATCGCCTCGTTATATCAATGCTCAAAAAATTCAACCCATTATTCAAACCCTTCCGACAACGGTTGATTCCATCGGCGTTTTTGCCAATGCCAGTCTAACAGATATTGAAGGAGTTCTAAAAGTGGCTCAATTAACAGCCATACAACTTCATGGAGAAGAAACCCCTGAGTTTTGCACCCAAGTCAAGCAATTATTTCCTCATCTGGAAATTATTAAGGCTTTTAGAATTAAAACGAGCAAGTCTTTGGTAAACATCTGTGAGTATGTGGAGGTGATTGATACGTTACTTTTAGATGCTTATGATCCTCACCAGTTAGGAGGAACGGGTAAAACCTTAAATTGGGATCTTCTCAGGAATTTTCACCCTGGTCGACCTTGGTTTTTAGCAGGAGGGTTGACCCCTGATAATGTTTTACACGCTCTTGAGGGTCTTAGTCCTGATGGCATTGATTTATCCAGTGGGGTTGAGCGATCGCCTGGGGATAAAGATATACTGAAAGTGACTCAATTACTAGAAAATTTACGTAAAATAAACTGA
- the psaA gene encoding photosystem I core protein PsaA, producing the protein MADVTEAKAKVTVDKDPVPTSFEKWGKPGHFDRTLARGPKTTTWIWNLHADAHDFDSQTSDLEDVSRKIFSAHFGHLAVIFVWLSGMYFHGAKFSNYEAWLSDPTAIKPSAQVVWPIVGQGILNGDVGGGFHGIQITSGLFYLWRASGFTNSYQLYCTAIGGLVMAGLMLFAGWFHYHKRAPKLEWFQNVESMMNHHLAGLLGLGSLGWAGHQIHVSLPVNKLLDAGVAPGDIPLPHEFILDASKMAELYPSFAQGLTPFFTLNWGVYSDFLTFKGGLNPVTGGLWLSDTAHHHLAIAVLFIIAGHMYRTNWGIGHSMKEILEAHKGPFTGEGHKGLYEILTTSWHAQLAINLALLGSLSIIVAHHMYAMPPYPYQAIDYGTQLSLFTHHVWIGGFLIVGAGAHGAIFMVRDYDPAKNVNNLLDRMLRHRDAIISHLNWVCIFLGFHSFGLYIHNDTMRAFGRPQDMFSDTGIQLQPIFAQWVQNIHTLAPGGTAPNALSTASYAFGGDTVAVAGKVAMMPITLGTADFMVHHIHAFTIHVTVLILLKGVLYARSSRLIPDKSELGFRFPCDGPGRGGTCQVSGWDHVFLGLFWMYNSLSIVIFHFSWKMQSDVWGSVSPDGAVSHITGGNFAQSAITINGWLRDFLWAQSANVINSYGSALSAYGIMFLAGHFVFAFSLMFLFSGRGYWQELIESIVWAHNKLKVAPAIQPRALSIIQGRAVGVAHYLLGGIVTTWAFFLARSLSIG; encoded by the coding sequence ATGGCAGACGTTACTGAGGCAAAGGCTAAGGTAACAGTCGATAAAGATCCAGTCCCTACCTCCTTCGAGAAGTGGGGAAAACCAGGACACTTCGACCGTACCTTGGCTAGAGGACCCAAAACCACCACTTGGATTTGGAATCTTCACGCCGACGCACACGATTTTGATAGTCAAACCAGTGACCTAGAAGATGTATCGCGAAAAATCTTTAGCGCGCACTTCGGTCATTTAGCCGTTATCTTTGTCTGGCTGAGCGGCATGTATTTTCATGGCGCCAAATTTTCTAATTATGAAGCTTGGTTAAGCGATCCAACCGCTATTAAACCCAGCGCCCAAGTCGTCTGGCCCATTGTGGGTCAAGGGATTTTAAATGGCGATGTGGGGGGCGGTTTCCACGGTATTCAGATCACCTCTGGTCTGTTTTACCTGTGGAGAGCGTCAGGCTTTACCAATAGCTATCAACTATACTGCACCGCCATCGGTGGGTTAGTGATGGCTGGTCTAATGCTGTTTGCTGGCTGGTTCCACTACCACAAAAGAGCGCCGAAGCTAGAGTGGTTCCAAAATGTGGAATCCATGATGAATCATCACCTAGCAGGATTACTGGGATTAGGCTCATTAGGATGGGCGGGTCACCAAATCCACGTTTCTTTGCCAGTGAACAAACTGTTGGATGCTGGAGTCGCTCCTGGGGATATTCCTTTGCCCCACGAATTTATACTGGATGCCAGTAAGATGGCCGAGTTGTATCCAAGTTTTGCCCAAGGGTTAACCCCCTTCTTCACCTTAAATTGGGGAGTTTACTCAGACTTCTTAACCTTCAAAGGTGGATTAAACCCCGTAACTGGCGGTTTGTGGCTCTCTGATACAGCGCACCATCACCTGGCGATCGCAGTTCTTTTCATCATTGCTGGTCATATGTACCGTACCAACTGGGGCATTGGCCACAGCATGAAAGAAATTCTAGAGGCCCACAAAGGACCGTTCACAGGAGAAGGTCATAAAGGACTCTATGAAATCCTGACCACTTCTTGGCACGCTCAATTAGCCATTAACTTGGCATTATTGGGGTCATTAAGCATCATTGTGGCTCACCATATGTATGCGATGCCACCCTATCCCTACCAGGCGATCGACTACGGAACCCAGTTATCCCTATTTACTCACCACGTTTGGATCGGTGGATTCTTAATAGTTGGTGCTGGAGCCCATGGAGCTATCTTCATGGTTCGGGATTATGATCCGGCTAAGAATGTTAATAACCTCTTAGATCGGATGTTGCGTCATCGGGATGCGATCATTTCTCATCTCAACTGGGTATGTATTTTCCTCGGCTTCCATAGCTTTGGACTCTACATTCACAATGACACCATGCGGGCTTTTGGTCGTCCTCAAGATATGTTTTCGGATACGGGCATCCAACTCCAACCCATCTTTGCTCAGTGGGTTCAAAACATTCATACTTTAGCCCCTGGTGGTACTGCACCTAACGCCCTTTCAACTGCTAGTTATGCCTTTGGTGGTGACACAGTAGCAGTGGCTGGCAAAGTGGCTATGATGCCCATCACCTTAGGAACGGCTGATTTCATGGTTCATCATATCCATGCTTTCACCATCCATGTAACTGTCCTTATTCTTCTCAAAGGCGTTCTCTACGCCCGTAGTTCTCGTCTTATCCCCGATAAAAGTGAACTCGGCTTCCGTTTCCCTTGTGACGGTCCTGGACGAGGTGGTACTTGTCAAGTGTCCGGTTGGGATCATGTATTCCTCGGATTATTCTGGATGTACAACTCCTTATCTATTGTGATTTTCCACTTCAGTTGGAAAATGCAGTCCGATGTCTGGGGAAGCGTCTCTCCCGATGGAGCAGTCTCTCATATTACAGGCGGAAACTTTGCCCAAAGTGCCATTACCATCAACGGTTGGCTACGGGACTTCCTCTGGGCTCAATCTGCTAATGTAATTAACTCCTACGGCTCAGCCTTATCAGCCTATGGCATCATGTTCTTAGCAGGCCACTTCGTCTTTGCCTTTAGTTTAATGTTCCTCTTCAGTGGACGGGGCTACTGGCAAGAACTCATTGAGTCTATTGTTTGGGCTCACAACAAATTAAAAGTTGCACCTGCGATTCAACCCCGTGCATTGAGTATTATTCAAGGTCGGGCAGTGGGTGTGGCTCACTACCTGTTAGGAGGAATTGTGACCACCTGGGCATTCTTCCTGGCAAGAAGCCTATCAATTGGCTAA